The window TGTTGACTAGTCGTCACAAGTAAACACTGAAAACCCGGCTATTCTAAATCCGACAAGCCTTTGACAACAGTGTTGGAAGTTCATCGTGATATGCTTGCTTTTAGCGGCATATCTTTAAAAAGCCGTGCATTTTCCATATGTGACGTGATGCCTGCCAACAGGTCGTTATGGAAGCACGAGGCTAAAACACAACACTCATTCAGGGTATCTTGTCATGTTGCTGCATGTCTCATTTCTTCCATACCAAAATAAAAGCGTCTCGTCACACCTCCGCTTGTGATTTGTTGTGGAAACCACCAAGCCGCTTGCAAACGAGGAAGCGGCCGCTTGAAACCAGATGGTGAGTGAAGATGATTTGTTCAAAGTGAAGCACTAACATGAATTTGACTCATTCAAGCTTTCAACTGGAGGCCTTAAAAGTGAGTTACAGGCGCCTCTTTTTGAAGGACCAAAAGAGCCTTGTTCACCGTGTCCTTCAGCTTTTGGTTCCTACTGAAGACGAAACTTTGTTCTTATCTGCCATTAAAGTGTTCCTCAAGGCAGTGAAGACATTACAAGTATTATTAAGACTCACGAAAGTAAGGTTAGGCCGTTTGTCAAAAACACAAAGTCAGCATTCATCTCAGGCCATTGCAGCACAAGCATATTTTACAAGCTAAATGTATTAATGACTTTAAATTGTTGATGTTAAATTGTGTgattaggtatgaatgtgagagagaatggttgttcgtctgtatgtgccatgcgattggctggcgaccagtccagggtgtaccctgcctcacGCCCGAAGTCCGCTCCAGcgtacccacgaccctagtgaggagtaagcggcatagaatatggatggaatTATTTGTCAGGTAATAACgaaataatgaaatataatTGTTGAAGGTCACACTGGATTCTCAGGGTAaacaattaacatttttaatatgtACTTAGTTTTTCTTCAACTATATTTAACAGCTCTGCATATCTTGATCTGCATTTGATTGGTTTAATGGATGGTTAATGGATGAATAGTTCaagaatcctttcatttttcagcaggtggaaaaagtttggataacCCTGATGTAGCGCATCAGCTGATTGGCTGATGGCCTTAATTGCTGACTGCAAGCACCTGTGTGACAACCTTGAACACCTGAGGCGTCCTGTATAAAAGCACCTCACAACCTGTGTTACCCACCTCAGCTACAacatctgtgtgtgttgtttgagtGCTGGTTCAGAAATGGGTAAGCGCCATCCTGCAAACCGCCTACTAGTTTGGTTTGCTTGTGTTAATATTGTGTCTTCTCCTCTTCTTGTGTTGGCAGCAAAGAAAGTGCTCATTGTGTATTCCCACCAGAGCTCTGGCTCATTCAACGCTGTGGCCAAAGACGCTGCTGTGGAGGTTTTGACTGCTCAGGGCTGCACGGTGCAAGTGTCTGACCTCTATGCCATGAAGTTCAAAGCCTCTGCAACACCTGAGGACATCAATGGTTGGTTATTGATGTACACCTTTACCACTAATGTAGCTGCAATTGATATTTGTAGTGCCCCCTGTGGGTGGTGCTTAAAATGTTTTGGTGCTGGCATGGATGTAATACAGATCCTCAGTTTTATAATATAAGTTGTCACTTACTTATGCACAATTTAAGTCTCTATGCCCCTGccaagatgttttgcttgatatATGCCATGTTAACGACTCTTAAGTTCTAGTTATGGGAGACAGGGTAATCATGAATGGGGTTACTataatttttattaaatttagGGGTTTAAtagtgccaccatgtggtgtcaGGGGAAAAATGCACAAGCAAAACAAGGTGGGTGTGCATACTTTGACACCTTTCTAGcctttttgtgtgcagctgTACAGGGGTTGAAGCGTTAACTTGCATGGACAAATTCATAGCAATCAGGTGTAGGCTCTGTTTCATCTGATATCTATGATCATGTCAGTGAGTCATTAGCAAACGTTACAAACTGAAgtcaatgctcaacttctaattCTATACTCGTAATGAAATTATGTTCCgttttatgtatatattttgacCTGGGAGGGATGCtgcaaaatatgtgaaaatgagcAAATGTACACGTgctaatttttggaaagtttgtTTACCAAGAGTAGTTTTGACTGACTTGAAACACTGGACATAGAGTTGCTCTGAATAAGCCACTAATGCTTATTTATACACTGTGGCAATTTAATCACTACTCTGTATTTACTATGAAAATGTGTTCATGGGGCGGGTGGTACTGCCCCTCTTTTGCACCTACTGCATTGTCACCAATGTCCTCTTTAGGTGCGGTCAAGAATCCTGAACACTTCCATTATGCCGAGGAGACCAAACTGGCGTGGGAGGAAGGAAAACTGTCTGACATCACGGAGGCGGATCTAGTCATCTTTCAGGTATAGTTTGAAGGCCAtcagtgaggttttaccaaagGTGTCTAACCTGACCTTTCTTTCCAGTTCCCATGTACTGGTTCAGCCCACTGAACTCTAAACTACGTGGAAGGGGCGTCACGGCTGACCGCATGTAGCCATTGTCGACCATTttgtttcacccaaaaagcacacatgcatacatacacgtgtatcttcattcactacattatcgttcggtataaaaattaacaaattTAATTGAaacagtaaatttactagactcaaatcaaaatattcctACCTCCTATGGTGACAATGCAtaactcaatttcagtgttaACAAGGTATTGTTATacctacgtagtatcaaagaaATGCCACACCTACCTTTTTTAGAACATGATCAGGAAAggcaaatattgttggaactgcattttgtcgtaatctaacagtctggccagTCCGGTagaagttctcctcggtgaaatgacgaacagagttgcgatctggctgcagtaATCCACcggtctctccgcatatttactacccattgctttagaagttgaggttgcagtggaaatctaaaggagaataagggctcatttacaactacttagatgaaaagatgcttacagatttaaaggaTCTCTTTTTAACTAAGCATTTACATACCTGTGACATGCAAGTCCCTTCTCGCaattttcacgagtatcacgatttgtgcaattaatcgCAGCACAAGACTGCATCTCGAACTCAGTTTTttaggctttcttgttttgggtgaaacatggcgacttctatacttccagTGGCGTCaggcctccaatgcgcagcaagcgatcggggccgTTCCACGTATAGCGTTCAGTGGTTCAGCCTTCCTGCTGGATGGACCGGGTGCTCACACTTGGCTACGCATACTCTGAAAGGCGATACAGCCAGGGACTCTTCAAGGTGAGCTTTAAATGGAAGAGAAAGTGGTGCAAAATGAGTATTGACCTGTGCTATGTGGTACTCGACACCAGCTTTACTTGTACAGTGTTCTCTTTATTGCGGGATAGTCTTAAAATATCTTGCAATAAGTGAGATCAGTGTAGTAGCCAGCTCTTAAGACTAAACTCCTCACAATACTCAGATGGGCATTAACAGTTGATTTCACATTTCAATGCTCTTATGTTGGACAAAGTGACGCGCGTTCATCCTGGCGCTGTTtggctgtagcatttttgtatcaaaACATTGTGCCTGCCGTCCTACTCTTGAACCAAGGATtcatttagctggttagctGCTTGTATTTGCTAGCCATGGCATGAAGGAGTGActagtctacagccaatcaggatgcagaacacaatgggtggcTTCTCCCTttgccaataaggactgttgtggctcatTTAGCCAGCTATTGACTACTGTGGCTTAATATGCAAGCAGAGGCAGGTAAATACAGGTGGAGTGGCACACGTATGAAACACCCTCTACTAGTAGCAGTAAATACAATAAgatgtatacatactgtatcgctctaatacaccacaatcTGTTTATACACATTATCCCCGAAATGGTGACTCTGTGAAaagtgaaccgcaatgtagcaagggaacCCTTCATTTCTCATTTAACTTGTACAAATTACTTATTTCAATGATGACCAGAGGTGGCAAAAACATTGAGGGGACTTTTTTAGGACAAGGTTGTGCGGTCTTTCACCACTGGCTCCCTTGAGTCCATGTTCAGTGCTAATGGCATCAATGGAGACATGAATGTCACTCTGGCCTCTTCAGGTATTGTACACTTGAACATGTCTTGCTCATTTAACGGCCTACAAACACTAAACATGTACGTCTCTGCAGAACGGCATCCTGCACTGCTGCGGCTTCCAAGTGCTGGCACCTCAGATCTTCTGGGCTCAATCTCGTGTCCCCCTGGAGGCCTGGTGTGCACCCGCTAGCCTTCGCTCCCATGGACTCCTTTGACGGAGACAAGGGCTTCCAGCTGAAGCCTGAGGTCCAGGAGAAACATGCAAACCAGGAGTTTGGCCTCACTGTGGGAACCCACCTGGGGAAGCGTGTGCCACCCAACCAGATGAGGGCTGGGGTTTAACTTTGGTATCCTGTCTCTACTGAATAAAAACAGCCTGCCTTGACTCTACTCCGCATCTGTACTGAATTATTGAAAGTTCAGACTATTGGTTCCAGGACCAGAATCGTAAGCTGTCTTCAAACATTTCTTTTCTGTAATTGTAGTCAATTGGAATTGGGCTCCCTCCTAAAATTTTGCAGTGGAAGTGTAGTGCAGAATTGCTGGTGAAATACATTaagtttgggatttttttcctcagcgTTACCCACTGAGCTTACAACCCTTCCAGAAACTATGGAATCACCAGAGGATGTTCAGTTAAATTTTGTCAAATCAGACATGACCCAAAACTAAAGTTAAATTAAAATTGCTTCGTTCTGGTTTTAAGAAACAAAATGGGGAAACAATTTGTAGCAACTTTTTTAAGACCAAGCAGTGTAAAACATGGACTCCCTAAATTCTGAGCAAGATGTATAGAATGTAAAGTGTAAACACCAGTACCTTGTTGCACCACATGGCATGGACTTCAGTGTCAAACGGTACTTTATCTGGCTCCATCTTTCTCTCATTGCtgttgccagatcagctttgcaggttggagccTCCTCATGCACCATTTTCTTTAACAGATTTTCAGTTGAATTGAGATTGGGCCTGTTGACCGGCCTTGATGTTgaccttgtcttttttttttttttttttgctctatggcaagatgcattcatCCCCAAGCatcctttcaattgatgggaaaATGTGTCCAAAATAACAagcttgtgcatttattgaagacgtACTGACAGCCAtgtccccagtgcctttacttgacatgcagccccatgtCATCCATGACTGGAAGTTTGCATGCTTTCTTCAGGCAGTGGTCGGAACAGCACCAAagaaaagttccagcatcaccttgcccaatgcaaaTGTAcaattcatcactgaatatgactttcacgCAGTCCTCCACAGTCCAGCagtgcttttccttagcccattgtaactttgtttttgtctgtttaatGGCTTTCATTTAGCTTTTCTGTATggaaatcccatttcctttaggtgCTTTCTTACAGTTCGCTCACATTCTCCTCCCGTTTTGTTTTAATCctaatttgttttgctgtgcattttctgttttcaagacactTGAAGatttctgtcttgacgctttgatgtcaTCCTTGGTCttccagtatgcttgcctttaacaaccttcccatgtttgtacttggtccacattttagacacagctgactgtgaacaaccacaaTCTTTTACAACAtagcgtgatgatttacctttaACAAGTTTGATCATCTTTGTTTCACTTGACATCTCtcgtgttggagccatgattcatgtcagtccacCTGGTGCATACTACATACCTGCCAGTGTAACACCACCATTAAGGCTAAACACCCACGTAACCCTTTATCTTTGAACCTTTATCTTTGAACATCGGCACTGATGCCTGGCTTACATTTTTGATAGTAATTTCAAGCAATAACTTCCAGTGGTCCTGCCTGTGaatttggtgtcaaatgaaaCGAGTTCAGACAACTCCAACCCTCCAgacatctggagcagttcataATCTAAAGCATGGCAAAACCTAAAACACGTCTACTAACCGGAGATGTCAATTTCTCCGTCAGCCATGGTGGACGTAACTTGGCTTGTTGAACAGTTGTGCTGTGATCAACCAGAGGATGGAAAAACTTTATTGTAAGCAATATCAGGGTTCGATTgttgctccctcgctctatcacgttttttcagaaattaataaaaGATCAGTGCTCCGTGGCTGACTGTggcgtattattagtccaaaaatattgaaagacaaaggcatgtgtagtattctggccactaggtgtcagtaatgttccattgagGCATGAAGTTAGGTTACTGTcatactgcatggagtcagtcatgacatgtccgacatgaaaagaagttctcccattccgtgtggaagtggtaagtttttggcttctttgacCTTCTTCCCACTCggttttaaaccctttcttaaaactagttagctcgctagcttgctaatgtttAAAGCCATGGCTGTCTCTTGTTATTTGTTAGTtattaacaaaataatgaaagatAATTGCAGATCAAAAGATCACAGTAAAGCTTTTCTTCAACTACATTTAACAGCTTTGCATTTCTTGACCAACATTTGATTGGTGGAAGGTGGTTGATGGACAAATCGCTTAAGAATAGCAAAatcctcctttcatttttcagcaggtggaaaacgtttggacacccctgatatattgAGTCAGCTGATTGGCTGATGGCCTTAATTGCTGACTGCAAGCACCTGTGTGACAACCTTGAACACCTGAGGCGTCCTGTATAAAAGCACCTCACAACCTGTGTTACCCACCTCAGCTATAacatctgtgtgtgttgtttgagtGCTGGTTCAGAAATGGGTAAGTGCCATCCTGCAAACCACCTACTAGCTTGGTTTGCTTGTGTTAATATTGTGTCTTCTCCTCTTCTTGTGTTGGCAGCAAAGAAAGTGCTCATTGTGTATGCCCACCAGAGCTCCGGCTCATTCAACGCTGCGGCCAAAGACGCTGCTGTGGAGGTTTTGACTGCTCAGGGCTGCACGGTGCAAGTGTCTGACCTCTATGCCATGAAGTTCAAAGCCTCTGCAACACCTGAGGACATCAATGGTTGGTTATTGATGTACACCTTTACCACTAATGTAGCTGCAATTGATGTaatataaatgatcatttttataAACAGACAAGTTGTTACCCATGCACAATTTAAGTCCAACCTACAGTATGCCCCTGTAAAGATGTTTTACTTggttgtggcttttttttatatactgtatatattgtgaagtgcattgagctgtgagaaatttcaagtcaatctgtGTAGCAGTGCCcccatgtgttgtatttgtctGAAAAGTGGCCCAGGTGAAAGTGGGGATGTGTACTGCCTCCCTTTGTCACTAGTCTTAATGTCCTCTTTTAGGTGTGGTCAAGAATCCTGAACACTTCCGTTATGCTGAGGAGACCAAACTGGCGTGGGAGGAAGGAAAACTGTCTCCTGACATCACGGAGGAGCAACGTAAACTCACTGAGGCGGATCTAGTCATCTTTCAGGTATAGTTTGAAGGCCAtcagtgaggttttaccaaagGTGTCTAACCTGACATTTCTTTCCAGTTCCCCATGTACTGGTTCAGCCTTCCTGCTATTCTGAAGGGCTGGATGGACCGGGTGCTCACACTTGGCTACGCATACTCTGATGAAAGGCGGTACAGCCAGGGACTCTTCaaggtgactttttttttttttaaatggaagaaAGTGGTGCAAAATGTTCTCAAACTGCTATATGGGTTCTAGCTAGTGGTACGCTAATACCAGCTTCCCACTTTATTCAGGAGTTTTCTGAATTCCAATGACCTACTATATGTACAAGTGGCTTATTTAAAGTTAAATGGCAGCGGTAGCAAAGATACTGAGGTGGAACTTGGGATTAAAATTGAGAGCCACCTTTTCAGGACAAGAAGGTGGTGCTGTCTTTCACCACTGGCTCCCTTGAGTCCATGTTCAGTGCTAATGGCATCAATGGAGACATGAATGTCACACTCTGGCCTCTTCAGGTATTGTACACTTGAACATGTCTTGCTCATTTAACGGCCTACAAACACTAAACATGTACATCTCTGCAGAACGGCATCCTGCACTACTGTGGCTTCCAAGTGCTGGCACCTCACATCTTCTGGGCTCCATCTCGTGTCCCCCAAGAGGCCTGCACCACCATGCTGGAGGCCTGGCGTGCACGACTTCAAGGACTCCTGGAAGAGGCCCCGCTAGCCTTCGCTCCCATGGACTCCTTTGATGGAGACAAGGGCTTCCAGCTGAAGCCTGAGGTCCAGGAGAAACATGCAAACCAGGAGTTTGGCCTCACTGTGGGAACCCACCTGGGGAAGCGTGTGCCACCCAACCAGATGAGGGCTGGGGTTTGAACTTTGGTATCCTGTCTCTACTGAATAAAAACAGCCTGCCTTGACTACTCCGCATCTGTACTGAATTATTGAAAGTTGAATATTTGTGCTGGAATCTTCAACTTAAATGTGAGGAAAATTCAACTAATTGGATTTCAAAATGCATGTAGGCCCCCCCACGTAACATAACTAAATGAGAATGTGTCCTATAGTGGTTCACCTTGTGAATTTTAATTTAACTTTCAGcatatgaatgctgttacaggttgagcctggccctttaagaatctCATTGTGGGATGTTGAGTGTCCCCCTCTGTCTACACTGCCCCCctttggctgtagaccatttgGCTGCTGTCGCCTGTcatgctagcttgtaaatgaatctttgagGACTGGAGCAATCTGCTAACAAGGATACAGAACTGTTACTGTGCCAGGATCAAAACGGTCACAGAAATACACGTGTCTTGATAAAATTCAAacaactttgagtgtttaaatgagaagtgtattgtgagggtttTTTCAGCcttaaaacaattgtaaaatgaagttggctactttgtggatttcacttatttccGGCTATTTGAGGAACCTAtccctgtgataaatgagggaacactactGAACTATTCCATGATCTTAGTCAAACTGTCAagtgcttttttgggggggggtccaCGGGCCTTTACTCTGCATCTGTACTGAATTATTGAAAGTTCAGACTGTTGGTTCCAGGACCAGAATCTTAAACTGTATTCAAATGTCTTGTCTGTAATAGTCAATTGGAATTGGGTCTCCTGAAATCTTGCAGTGGAAGTGTAGTGCAGGATGCtggtgaaatatacagtattcctTTTTTCAAGTTAATATTTAATATGGCATTATTGTGTTCCACGGTCGAATTGTCCCCATAAAGCAGTGCTGTTATGGGTGCCCTGTTGGCATTTGGTACCTGGCCTTCAGTAGGGACTTAACAGGTCAGGATTtttccagactttttttttttttctacaaaagaaCTGAACATCCTCAGactgattccatcatttttgccaggggttgtacaaaaaatgtaacgCTACATACCTGCCAGAGTGTAACACCACCATTAAGGCATCCAgacatctggagcagttcataATCTAAAGCATGGCAAAACCTAAAACACGTCTACTAACCGCAGATGTCAATTTCTCCGTCAGCCATTGTGGACGTAACTTGGCTTGTTGAACAGTTGTGCTGTGATCAAccagaggatggaaaaatgttattgtaggcaatatcacggttcgattgttgctccctcgctctatcatttttcaaaaattaaaagATCACTGCTCCGTGGCTGActatggcgtattattagtccaaaaatattgaaagacaaaggcatgtgtagtattctggccactaggtgtcagtattctTCCATTCTAATGTACCATCATACTGCATGGACGGCATATCCGACATGAAAAACTttctggcttctttgtccttcccactcggttttaaaccctttttaaaactagttagctcgctagcgtTTAAAACCATGACTTTGttatataggggtgttatttcacatctacagGGCTCAAAGTTTTAGAAAGTCAACAGGTTTTATGCTCTtagaaaaatatttcattaatattgaatcctctaacagaaattcacttatcgtgtccggatctggaaccaattaaccacaataaacgagagaGGACTGGAGTGTTGAAGTTACAGCGAGCACTCCTGATACTGAAGGCCCTGGGAAGATTggatcaaaaaaaaaattactggaAGCAGTACACCCAAGAGACACTTCAAAATGACGTCAATTTCATGGAAGAATTACAAGAATTGAAGCGGTAAATGTCGGTCAGTGACAACATCCCACAATGagattcttaaagggccaggctgaacctgtaacagcattcatatgctgaaagtaaaaaaaaaaaaaaaaaaaaaaggtgaaccaCTATAGAACACCATTCTTATTTAGTTATGTTACGTGGGGGGGGCAGACCTACATGCATTTTTGAAATCCAATTAGTTGAATTTTCCACATTTAAGTTGAAAAGATTCCAGCACAAATATTCAACTTTCAATAATTCAGTACAGATGCGGAGTAAAGGCCCGTggaccccccccaaaaaagcactTGACAGTTTGACTAAGATCATGGAATAGTTCagtagtgttccctcatttatcacagggaTAGGTTCCTCAAATAGCCggaaataagtgaaatccacaaagtagccaacttcattttacaattgttttaagGCTGAAAaaaccctcacaatacacttctcatttaaacactcaaagttgtTTGAATTTTATCAAGACACGTGTATTTCTGTGACCGTTTTGATCCTGGCACAGTAACAGTTCTGTATCCTTGTTAGCAGATTGCTCCAGTCctcaaagattcatttacaagctagcatgACAGGCGACAGCAGCcaaatggtctacagccaaggGGGGGCAGTGTAGACAGAGGGGGACACTCAACATCCCACAATGagattcttaaagggccaggctcaacctgtaacagcattcatatgCTGAAAGTTAAATTAAAATTCACAAGGTGAACCACTATAGGACACATTCTCATTTAGTTATGTTACGTGGGGGGGCCTACATGCATTTTGAAATCCAATTAGTTGAATTTTCCTCACATTTAAGTTGAAGATTCCAGCACAAATATTCAACTTTCAATAATTCAGTACAGATGTGGAGTAGAGTCAAGGCAGGCTGTTTTTATTCAGTAGAGACAGGATACCAAAGTTCAAACCCCAGCCCTCATCTGGTTGGGTGGCACACGCTTCCCCAGGTGGGTTCCCACAGTGAGGCCAAACTCCTGGTTTGCATGTTTCTCCTGGACCTCAGGCTTCAGCTGGAAGCCCTTGTCTCCATCAAAGGAGTCCATGGGAGCGAAGGCTAGCGGGGCCTCTTCCAGGAGTCCTTGAAGTCGTGCACGCCAGGCCTCCAGCATGGTGGTGCAGGCCTCTTGGGGGACACGAGATGGAGCCCAGAAGATCTGAGGTGCCAGCACTTGGAAGCCGCAGTAGTGCAGGATGCCGTTCTGCAGAGATGTACATGTTTAGTGTTTGTAGGCCGTTAAATGAGCAAGACATGTTCAAGTGTACAATACCTGAAGAGGCCAGAGTGTGACATTCATGTCTCCATTGATGCCATTAGCACTGAACATGGACTCAAGGGAGCCAGTGGTGAAAGACAGCACCACCTTCTTGTCCTGAAAAGGTGGCTCTCAATTTTAATCCCAAGTTCCACCTCAGTATCTTTGCTACCGCTGCCATTTAACTTTAAATAAGCCACTTGTACATATAGTAGGTCATTGGAATTCAGAAAACTCCTGAATAAAGTGGGAAGCTGGTATTAGCGTACCACTAGCTAGAACCCATATAGCAGTTTGAGAACATTTTGCACCACTttcttccatttaaaaaaaaaaaaaagtcaccttGAAGAGTCCCTGGCTGTACCGCCTTTCATCAGAGTATGCGTAGCCAAGTGTGAGCACCCGGTCCATCCAGCCCTTCAGAATAGCAGGAAGGCTGAACCAGTACATGGGGAACTGGAAAGAAATGTCAGGTTAGACACATTTGGTAAAACCTCAGATGGCCTTCAAACTATACCTGAAAGATGACTAGATCCGCCTCAGTGAGTTTACGTTGCTCCTCCGTGATGTCAGCAGACAGTTTTCCTTCCTCCCACGCCAGTTTGGTCTCCTCGGCATAACGGAAGTGTTCAGGATTCTTGACCACACCTAAAAGAGGACATTAAGACTAGTGACAAAGGGAGGCAGTACACATCCCCACTTTCACCTGGGCCACTTTTCagacaaatacaacacatgggGGCACTGCTACacagattgacttgaaatttctcacagctcaatgcacttcacaatattaaaaaaaaaaaaaagccacaaccAAGTAAAACATCTTTACAGGGGCATACTGTAGGTTGGACTTAAATTGTGCATGGGTAACAACTTGTCTTGTCTGTTtataaaaatgatcatttatattACATCAATTGCAGCTACATTAGTGGTAAAGGTGTACATCAATAACCAACCATTGATGTCCTCAGATGTTGCAGAGGCTTTGAACTTCATGGCATAGAGGTCAGACACTTGCACCGTGCAGCCCTGAGCAGTCAAAACCTCCACAGCAGCATCTTTGGCCGCAGCGTTGAATGAGCCGGAGCTCTGGTGGGCATACACAATGAGCACTTTCTTTGCTGCCAACACAAGAAAAGGAGAAGACACAATATTAACACAAGCAAACCAAGCTAGTAGGTGGTTTGCAGGATGGCACTTACCCATTTCTGAACCAGCactcaaacaacacacacagatgtTATAGCTGAGGTGGGTAACACAGGTTGTGAGGTGCTTTTATACAGGACGCCTCAGGTGTTCAAGGTTGTCACACAGGTGCTTGCAGTCAGCAATTAAGGCCATCAGCCAATCAGCTGACTcaatatatcaggggtgtccaaacgttttccacctgctgaaaaatgaaaggaggatTTTGCTATTCTTAAGCGATTTGTCCATCAACCACCTTCCACCAATCAAATGTTGGTCAACAAATGCAAAGCTGTTAAATGTAGTTGAAGAAAAACTTTACTGTGATCTTTTGATCTGCAATTATCTTTCATTATTTCGGTAATAACTAACAAATAATTCCAAAtgaatgctgttgttttttttaacaggttAAGTTTTTTGGTCATCTCCAATTGAaagtaattcataaaataaaCCTGAATATCCAAATACTGACCACaaactatacagtatgtaccaatCTACAATCTTAATGAATTAGCAAATAATTACTGATTAATGGGATCAATTAAAATTGAATTCATAATGATAATGATGcattgctattttttaaatgaaattattcATGAATATTCAAATACTAGTGAGTTTtaaggccacattgaaaaaaaaatctgagatttcgggaataaagtcataaatttccaactttttttctcggagACAGCTATGAATAGGGGAGACTTATGTGACCTAC is drawn from Dunckerocampus dactyliophorus isolate RoL2022-P2 chromosome 9, RoL_Ddac_1.1, whole genome shotgun sequence and contains these coding sequences:
- the LOC129187315 gene encoding ribosyldihydronicotinamide dehydrogenase [quinone]-like codes for the protein MAKKVLIVYAHQSSGSFNAAAKDAAVEVLTAQGCTVQVSDLYAMKFKASATSEDINGVVKNPEHFRYAEETKLAWEEGKLSADITEEQRKLTEADLVIFQFPMYWFSLPAILKGWMDRVLTLGYAYSDERRYSQGLFKDKKVVLSFTTGSLESMFSANGINGDMNVTLWPLQNGILHYCGFQVLAPQIFWAPSRVPQEACTTMLEAWRARLQGLLEEAPLAFAPMDSFDGDKGFQLKPEVQEKHANQEFGLTVGTHLGKRVPPNQMRAGV
- the LOC129187749 gene encoding NAD(P)H dehydrogenase [quinone] 1-like; amino-acid sequence: MAKKVLIVYAHQSSGSFNAAAKDAAVEVLTAQGCTVQVSDLYAMKFKASATPEDINGVVKNPEHFRYAEETKLAWEEGKLSPDITEEQRKLTEADLVIFQFPMYWFSLPAILKGWMDRVLTLGYAYSDERRYSQGLFKDKKVVLSFTTGSLESMFSANGINGDMNVTLWPLQNGILHYCGFQVLAPHIFWAPSRVPQEACTTMLEAWRARLQGLLEEAPLAFAPMDSFDGDKGFQLKPEVQEKHANQEFGLTVGTHLGKRVPPNQMRAGV